The window AGCTGAACCTAAAAAGAAAAAAAGTTTAGTTTTTCCTATCATTTTAGCGGCAGTAGTAATCGGAGGAGGAATCTATGGTTACAGAGCCTTTACTTACGGACAGTATCATGAAGAGACTGACGATGCTCAGATCGCTTCCAATATGGCACCGGTAATTTCTAAAATCTCAGGATATGTAGCTCAGGTAAAAGTAAAAGACAACCAGTTTGTAAAGAAAGGAGATACCTTGGTGATTTTGGATAACAGAGATCAGAAAATGGCACTTGATCAGGCTCAGGCAGCATTATCAACTGCTAAAAGCAATATTTCAAATGCAGAAGCTACTACTACAGCGACTTCTAAAAATATCGGCTCTTCCGAAGCGGCAGTAGTAACTGCTAATGCTCAGATAGAAGCTGCAAAAGTAAACGTTTGGAAAACTTCTCAGGATTTGAAGAGATATGCTAATCTTGTAAAAGATCATTCTATTACAGAACAACAATACGAGCAGGCTTTAGCTGCAAAACAATCTGCAGACAGACAATTACAGGTTTTAGTTGACCAGAGAAATCAAATTGCTCAGCAAACCCATATTGCTTCTTCTCAGACCGCAGCAAGCTCACAACAAATTAGTGTCGCAGGATCTGTTGCCAAACAAAGAGAAGTAGATGTAGAAAATGCAAAACTGAATTTATCTTATACTGTAATCCTTGCCCCTGAAGACGGATATGTAGGAAAAGTACCTACACAGGCAGGCCAGTATCTGCAGGCGGGAGCACAGTTGTTTGCTTTGGTTAAAAACGACCAGAAATGGGTAGTGGCCAACTATAAGGAAACACAGGTAGACAAAATGGT of the Chryseobacterium viscerum genome contains:
- a CDS encoding HlyD family secretion protein, giving the protein MENNNTQAAEPKKKKSLVFPIILAAVVIGGGIYGYRAFTYGQYHEETDDAQIASNMAPVISKISGYVAQVKVKDNQFVKKGDTLVILDNRDQKMALDQAQAALSTAKSNISNAEATTTATSKNIGSSEAAVVTANAQIEAAKVNVWKTSQDLKRYANLVKDHSITEQQYEQALAAKQSADRQLQVLVDQRNQIAQQTHIASSQTAASSQQISVAGSVAKQREVDVENAKLNLSYTVILAPEDGYVGKVPTQAGQYLQAGAQLFALVKNDQKWVVANYKETQVDKMVEGQKVKIEIDAFPDQEFEGVVSSFSPATGATFSILPPDNASGNFVKVVQRLPVKIDFVNLDKNIAKRLRTGMNVKAEVALK